From the genome of Salvelinus sp. IW2-2015 unplaced genomic scaffold, ASM291031v2 Un_scaffold10058, whole genome shotgun sequence:
ctctctctccctgcgtctctctctctcgtctctccgctCCCTAGctgtctctctcaaattcaattcatttttaaaatgctttattaGCCATGAACAAAATCTTATTCTTGCTGGCCAAAACAAACAATGTCCTTGAACAACCCTGTCTTCCGTCTCTCCCTCCGTGTGTCTCTCAGCATTCTCAAGATGTTCTCTGACCAAGAAGCGAGTGGAGACGGCTGGAAACACTGTGGTCTGGTACCAACAGGGTACTCAATCAATCACAGATATCCATCACGACTCACCCATAATGCTTCATTTACCAGAGTCGTCTATACCGCCATCTTTTATTGAtaaacaatacatgcatgttagtgctgatctaggatcaggtcccccccccccccccctgtaatgttaaattcattataattttaaaaggtcaAAACTGCTCCTAGATCAGTACTGTTTATCTGATGTTGGTTTTTTCAGGGGCAGCAGCATGTGAACTGCTGAGAGCTAGCTATGCACAGTCAGGTTCAAAGGTCAACTTCTGTTTCTCCTCGTAACCAGGGGGTTCTGTCCGTGTCATTTGACTTCTGTCGTCCATTTCTCCtagcacactacaacacacacacacacacacacacacacacaccagtgcctTGGCAACATAGTGTGTTGCCCTGGTAACTGTTGGCCA
Proteins encoded in this window:
- the LOC112079884 gene encoding 1-phosphatidylinositol 4,5-bisphosphate phosphodiesterase beta-3-like produces the protein MQEDTAKVWTEELFKLATNILSQNASRNTFLLKAYTKLKLQVNQDGKIPVKNILKMFSDQEASGDGWKHCGLVPTGYSINHRYPSRLTHNASFTRVVYTAIFY